The nucleotide window AATCTAATGTGCCCTCAAGGTAGCCAGCTAATTCCTTGGCCGCCTCTTGGTCTCGAACGAGACGTAAACCTCCGAAACCTCCGGCAATGCCCTGCCGGAGGTTTTTACTTTTCGGGCAACCGTTCTTTGTGTTCCGAGAGCGTGCCGCACGATCGGCAATTCCCGGTTCAACGAGATTCTGAAAAGCCTGCGCTCGCATGGCGAACGGTATTCGGCGAGCTTGCATCCGAAGGGTTGGATTGTGGTGCCGGCTGAGGGGATTGAACCCCCGACCTTCGGTTTACAAAACCGCTGCTCTACCGCTGAGCTAAGCCGGCGAATTTGAAGCGATAGGCGAGCGTGAATATTCTCATCGCCTCCCGATTTCGCGGCTCGAATACCAGACTTGCCGGCAAAGGGCCAGAACCTCGGCGTTCCCTGCGCCACCGTCCCGCGCATCGAAAAGGCGGCCTACCGGGGGCGCCTTGAGTGTGCTCGATTCGGCTGGCCTTACTGGCAGATGTGCCTGCGGCCGTCATCGCCGCGGAACCAAGTGTCGGGGGTGCAGACAAAGCCATTGCGCCGGGCGTATTCGTCGCCGCCGATCGGGGCCCTGGCGGCGGCTATTGGGGCGGTCGCGATGGTTGCGGCGGTGCCGACCGTCCCGCCGACTACGCCGGCCGCGACATCGCCCGGCCAGAAGCCGCTGTCGTAGCGGTTGTAGCTGCCCCTCCAGGTGCGATCCCGATAGGCATGATCGCGACCGCCGCTCTTTGGGGGTCGATGAGGAGCCGCTCGATGAAGTCTTTACCTGACAAAGGCTTGGAAGTGGTATTTCATAGCGCAAGCGAAGCATGCCCTCAGACGCGATCCGTGGGTGGGGACCGGTTCGCGTGAAGAAAACGCGTCAATCCAAAATCGGAAGTTCACCTTTGTGCTGAGCTTCAACACGTGCAGCGAGCAGGGGGCGTATGTTCGGAATTCTGGGGCTGGGGTTTTTGCTGGGCATGCAGCATGCGCTCGAAGCCGATCATATCGCCGCCGTCTCCAGCATCGCCGCGCGCCGCAGCCATGTGGCCGATATCGTCAAGCACGGTCTGACCTGGGGGCTCGGCCATACGCTTACCTTGTTCGCCTTTGCCGGCGCCGCCATGCTGCTTGGCCGCGCGATCCCGGACGGCGTTGCCCAGCCGCTCGAGACCGTGGTCGGCCTGATGTTGGTCGGCCTTGGGGCGCACGTGCTGTGGCGGCTGTGGCGCGACCGGGTGCACTTCCATCGACACGGTCATGGCGACGGCACGGTGCATTTCCATGCCCATAGCCATGCCGGCGAAACCGCGCCGCATGCCCGCGCCGCTCACATCCACGAACATGGCTTTCGCTGGCGGACCCTGCTGGTCGGCCTGATGCACGGCATGGCGGGCTCGGCCGCGCTTCTGGTGCTCGCGGTCACGCAGGCTTCCAGCCCGGCGGTCGGGCTCGGCTATATCGCGCTGTTCGGCATAGGCTCGATGATCGGCATGGGCGCGCTGTCGACGGCGATCGCGGTGCCGCTTGCGGTCTCCGCCCGCTGGCTCACCTGGGCCAATCGCGGCTTGCAAGGGGCGGTCGGCCTTGCCACCGTCGCGATCGGCATCATGACGGTGGTCGAAACGGTGCTGGCCTGATGCGGGATCGCCTCAACGTCAGGGATTGGTGAACAATTATAAAATGTTTGGAGGAAATAGAATGAACCGCCGAGATTTTCTGGCCGGAAGCGCCGCATGTTCGCTGGCGGCGATGACAGGTAAGGCATTCGCGCAGGCTGGGCCGCTGACCAAGATCATCTTCCCGTTTGCGGCCGGCGGCGGCGGGGATGCACTTTGCCGGCTGCTGGCGCAGCACATCAGCCCATTGCTCGATCGCAACATCATCGTCGAGAACCGAACCGGCGGCGACGGGCTGATCGGCATCAAGGCGGTGAAGGGGGCCAATCCCGACGGCACGACCGTGCTCGTCACCACGGGGCCGACGATGTATCTGCTGCCGATGGTCGAGACCACGCCGAGCTTCGACGCGGCAAAGGATTTCGTTCCGGTCAGCCAGCTCGTGCGGTTCGAATTCTGTGTCTTCGTCGGCACGGCCGTGCCGGTCGAGGTCAAGGATTTCAAGCAATTCGTCGCCTGGCTGAAAGCCAATCCGGATCAGGCCACGTTCGGCGTGCCGAGCAACGGCACCATTCCGCATTTTACCGGCTCGCGGCTCGAGCAGGCGCTGGGCGTCAAGCTGACCCGTGTGGCCTATCGCGGCAGCGCGCCGATCATCAACGATCTCGTCGGCGGACACATGCCGTTCGCGATTTCCACCTTGACCGATGCCATCCCTCAGCATCGCGCGGGCAACGTCCGGATTCTTGCGGTCGGCAGCGCGCAGCGCTCGCCGTTCCTGCCCGACGCGCCGACGCTGAGAGAGAGCGGCGTCGATCTGGTGGCGGATGCCTGGTACGGCATGTGGCTGCCGGCAGGCGCCTCGCCGGACCTTGCGAAAAAGCTGAGCGAGGCGGTCGCCACCGCGCTCGCCAAGCCGGAGGTCAAGCAAAAGCTCTCGGCCATCGGCCTGATCCCGGTCGGCTCGACGCCCGAAGGCCTGACGAAGGAGCTCGCTGCCAACACCGCCTTCTGGCAGCCGATCGTGAAGGAGACGGGGTACAAGATCACGAATTAAGGCATGAAACAAAAAGCTGGATCGCGATGACAGTTCGAGGAATGTCATCGCGCTCTACGGCGGGCACCCGGCTCGCACCGACAAAAAATGGCCCCTTGAAGGGGCCATTTTCACGCGTCAGCGTCTTTTCTAGTCGTCCCAGTAGTGACGCCGGATGACGACGTCTCGGTCGCCATAATTGTAGTTGCGGTGATACCATCCGCGACGCAAGCCGCGATCGCGTTCGTAGAAGCCGAAGCGGGGACCATCGTAATAGCGGTGGCCGTAATAGTCGCGATCGCCGCCCACATAGACGCCGAATCCGCCTGCGCTTGCTGCCGTGGGCGCAGCGATGGCGACGGTCGCCAACGCAGCCAGCACGTAAAGGAATTTCCTCATTGTTCCTCTCCATTCGATGTTGCCCGAGGAAAAACGAATGCCGCCTTGGCCTGTTGCAGGGAACACCGGGAAACTTTCTTGAATGCGTGTTCACCATCATTGCACGAATGTCTATGGCACCGATTGCGGCGCGATTCGCGCGCGTCGCGTCGTAGAACGAGTGTGATGAGATTGCAGCGCCGTCGTTCGATCTAGCCGGTGCGGAGTTCAAAAGTCTGCTTAAGTTCATGGAGCATTGACCAAAATCAACCTGGTAAACGAGGAGGGGTCCTTGGCCAGTGAAGGTAGAGTGACGCACACGCCGCGTGAAAAACCGGCTGCATAGTTTGTCATGCGACCGATCTTCCATCCGAGCCTGGTCAACGGTCGCTACGGCGACCCGACGGTCTATGTGGAGACACTGTTCAAAACGCGCAGTGTGCTGTTCGATCTCGGGGAAATCGCTTCACTGTCACCGCGGAAGATACGGCGCGTCGATCAGATCTTCGTCTCGCATGCGCATATCGATCATTTCGTTGGCTTCGATCATCTGCTCCGTTTGCTCGTAGGACAGGAAAAAACTGTACGTCTTTACGGTCCGGCCGGCTTTGCCGAGCGCGTCTTTCACAAGCTTCAGGCCTATCGATGGAATCTGGTCGAGAGCTACGGCGCCGATCTTGTCTTCGTTGTCAGCGAACTCGCGACGCCGAACTCCATCTCGACCAGGCAATTCCGGTTGAAGAGGGCATTTGCCGCCGAACCGCCGGTGTCGAAGACAATTCTTGACGGCGTCCTATGCGAC belongs to Bradyrhizobium icense and includes:
- a CDS encoding urease accessory protein; its protein translation is MFGILGLGFLLGMQHALEADHIAAVSSIAARRSHVADIVKHGLTWGLGHTLTLFAFAGAAMLLGRAIPDGVAQPLETVVGLMLVGLGAHVLWRLWRDRVHFHRHGHGDGTVHFHAHSHAGETAPHARAAHIHEHGFRWRTLLVGLMHGMAGSAALLVLAVTQASSPAVGLGYIALFGIGSMIGMGALSTAIAVPLAVSARWLTWANRGLQGAVGLATVAIGIMTVVETVLA
- a CDS encoding Bug family tripartite tricarboxylate transporter substrate binding protein, yielding MNRRDFLAGSAACSLAAMTGKAFAQAGPLTKIIFPFAAGGGGDALCRLLAQHISPLLDRNIIVENRTGGDGLIGIKAVKGANPDGTTVLVTTGPTMYLLPMVETTPSFDAAKDFVPVSQLVRFEFCVFVGTAVPVEVKDFKQFVAWLKANPDQATFGVPSNGTIPHFTGSRLEQALGVKLTRVAYRGSAPIINDLVGGHMPFAISTLTDAIPQHRAGNVRILAVGSAQRSPFLPDAPTLRESGVDLVADAWYGMWLPAGASPDLAKKLSEAVATALAKPEVKQKLSAIGLIPVGSTPEGLTKELAANTAFWQPIVKETGYKITN